From the genome of bacterium, one region includes:
- a CDS encoding PaaI family thioesterase — protein MSEESSEERVARLNEFASQKHPGMVGVEILTCSKEEVTGQFRVTEEVVAGTGFLWAPVVITLADWLCAAGIGEHLDFEKAGFTTIELKTNFLGTAREGDLVFGRAHPVHLGRTTQVWDVEISNQAAQKTIALFRCTQMILVRS, from the coding sequence ATGAGCGAAGAGAGCAGCGAGGAGCGTGTCGCGAGGCTCAACGAGTTTGCCTCACAAAAGCACCCTGGCATGGTCGGGGTCGAGATCCTGACCTGCAGCAAGGAAGAAGTGACAGGCCAGTTCCGGGTGACGGAAGAAGTGGTAGCGGGAACCGGTTTCCTGTGGGCGCCGGTCGTGATCACCCTGGCCGACTGGCTCTGCGCCGCGGGCATCGGTGAACACCTGGATTTCGAGAAGGCCGGCTTCACGACGATCGAATTGAAGACCAACTTCCTGGGCACGGCCCGCGAGGGCGACCTCGTCTTCGGTCGCGCCCACCCGGTTCATCTCGGGCGAACCACCCAGGTCTGGGATGTCGAAATCAGCAACCAGGCTGCGCAGAAGACGATCGCCTTGTTCCGCTGCACCCAGATGATCCTGGTTCGGTCCTAG
- a CDS encoding isoprenylcysteine carboxylmethyltransferase family protein: protein MMKGAELRAILALPFNVLVTIPALLLWWRGDASWPAVGLLQGMLAVACFGIGLTLMITTIRLFGSEGHGTLAPWDPTETLVVRGPYRFVRNPMISGVLFNLVGEALITGSWALGIWFAAFFLGNAIYIPLFEEKGLVERFGPAYERYRRAVPRWLPRITPYEPASEPNDPARPPRV, encoded by the coding sequence ATGATGAAAGGCGCCGAACTTCGCGCGATCCTCGCCCTGCCCTTCAACGTGCTCGTCACGATCCCCGCCCTGCTGCTCTGGTGGAGGGGCGATGCGTCGTGGCCGGCCGTCGGCCTGCTCCAGGGCATGCTCGCCGTTGCCTGCTTCGGAATCGGCCTGACGCTCATGATCACGACGATCCGGCTGTTCGGCAGCGAAGGACACGGCACGCTCGCGCCTTGGGACCCGACCGAGACCCTGGTGGTTCGCGGACCCTACCGCTTCGTGCGTAATCCCATGATCAGCGGCGTCCTCTTCAACCTGGTCGGCGAAGCCCTGATCACGGGCTCCTGGGCGCTCGGGATCTGGTTCGCCGCCTTCTTCCTGGGAAACGCGATCTACATCCCGCTCTTCGAGGAGAAGGGACTCGTCGAACGGTTCGGCCCGGCCTACGAACGCTACCGACGAGCCGTCCCGCGTTGGCTACCGCGCATCACGCCCTACGAGCCCGCGTCCGAGCCTAACGATCCGGCTCGTCCTCCCCGCGTTTGA
- a CDS encoding DNA polymerase IV, with protein sequence MWDRSWPGTLPFRAVKSRRQQTILHADMDAFYASIEQRDRPELQGKPVVVGGKGARGVVSAASYEARKFGIHSAMPSAQALKLCPELIFLSGRMSVYSAESKRIFEVFRRFTPAVEGLSLDEAFLDMTGTERLHGPVAEAGERLRKEIREETGLAASVGIAPIKMVAKIASDSAKPDGLLEIRPGEVQAFLDPLPVGRIWGVGPVARERLARIGIETIGDLARADGSRLETVLGDWGLRVARLARGVDVREVEAYRDAVSMSEENTFGRDVADMRTLEAAILTHAESVARRLRRSDSKARTVVLKVKLGRRVASGPRGYPLLTRRETLAEPTDDGGEIAATARLLLGRTELREPVRLIGVGATNLVSRPEQLSLFDEGNGREKRSRLNKALDRLTDKYGTSVVRRAGQSDVERMAPALGIKRGEDEPDR encoded by the coding sequence ATGTGGGATCGCTCATGGCCGGGGACGTTACCTTTCCGTGCTGTGAAGTCCCGCCGGCAGCAAACGATTCTGCACGCCGACATGGATGCGTTCTATGCGTCCATCGAGCAGCGGGATCGGCCCGAGCTGCAAGGCAAGCCCGTCGTGGTGGGTGGCAAGGGGGCTCGCGGTGTGGTGTCGGCTGCCAGCTACGAGGCACGCAAGTTCGGTATCCACTCGGCCATGCCAAGCGCCCAGGCGCTGAAGCTGTGTCCAGAGCTGATCTTCCTCTCCGGTCGCATGTCGGTCTACAGCGCCGAGTCCAAGCGGATCTTCGAGGTCTTCCGCCGTTTCACGCCAGCCGTGGAGGGGCTCTCCCTCGACGAAGCCTTCCTGGACATGACGGGCACCGAGCGGTTGCACGGCCCCGTGGCGGAGGCCGGCGAACGGCTGCGCAAGGAGATTCGCGAGGAAACCGGCCTCGCGGCCTCTGTCGGCATCGCACCCATCAAGATGGTGGCGAAGATCGCCAGCGATTCGGCCAAGCCCGATGGCCTGCTCGAGATCCGGCCGGGCGAGGTCCAGGCCTTCCTCGACCCGCTACCGGTCGGGCGCATCTGGGGTGTCGGGCCGGTGGCGCGCGAACGGTTGGCGCGAATCGGAATCGAGACGATCGGAGATCTTGCACGCGCCGACGGCTCGCGCCTCGAAACCGTTCTGGGGGATTGGGGGTTGCGGGTGGCGCGCCTGGCTCGTGGCGTCGATGTTCGCGAAGTCGAAGCCTATCGGGATGCCGTCTCGATGAGCGAAGAGAACACCTTTGGGCGCGACGTCGCCGACATGCGAACCCTCGAAGCCGCCATTCTCACCCACGCGGAATCCGTGGCGCGAAGGCTGCGACGCTCGGATTCCAAGGCGCGTACGGTTGTCCTGAAGGTGAAGCTCGGTAGGCGGGTCGCTTCGGGGCCTCGCGGCTACCCACTGCTCACCCGTCGCGAAACGCTCGCAGAACCGACGGATGATGGCGGGGAAATTGCGGCGACGGCCAGGCTGCTCCTCGGCCGGACGGAACTCCGCGAACCCGTGCGGCTCATCGGGGTTGGCGCGACGAACCTGGTCTCGCGGCCCGAGCAGCTCTCACTCTTCGATGAGGGCAACGGCCGGGAGAAGCGTTCCCGCCTCAACAAGGCGCTCGACCGGCTGACGGACAAGTACGGCACAAGCGTCGTGCGGCGGGCCGGGCAGAGCGATGTCGAGCGGATGGCGCCCGCCTTGGGAATCAAACGCGGGGAGGACGAGCCGGATCGTTAG
- a CDS encoding M3 family oligoendopeptidase has product MSDPTSTTEESTPTVGTGPAAGVRWDLSHLYREPAREGLEADLAAALEAACAFEKRYRGGIATLSAPDLAAAVAAYEDLQEPVARAGSFAQLQFAGDTQAPAHGALLQLVQERGTAIRQHLLFFELEWVEVEEQRVAGLLAEPELAGRKHLLESLRRYRPHVLSEPEERILEETANTGERAWSRLFDEILGAARFSVELEEETRDLSEEEVLSLLYDGNRDHRRAAARGLTAGLKEHSHVLAFIFNTLVQEKATQDRLRSYEDPIEARNLANEIEGPAVHALLDACEAGYPMVQRYYRLKAKLLGIEALEDYDRYAPIGEPQGERSFGEARRIVLEAYADFSPEMAGIAARFFDEGWIDAELREGKRGGAFSASTLPAVHPYVLLNYTGNLRDVMTVAHELGHGVHQHLAREQGLFEQSTPLTTAETASVFGEMLVFRRLLKEQDDPKTRLALLCGKLEDAFATVFRQVAMTRFEESLHAARREEGELAIPRINELWLAANAAMLGDAITLTDDYAWWWLYIPHFVHSPFYCYAYAFGELLVLALVRHYDEEGEAFVPRYLELLRAGGSASPPELLARVGLDITDPAFWQGGLALLEEMLSEAEELAGASR; this is encoded by the coding sequence ATGAGCGATCCCACATCGACCACAGAAGAATCGACTCCGACCGTCGGAACCGGGCCCGCAGCGGGCGTACGCTGGGACCTGTCCCACCTGTACCGCGAACCGGCCCGCGAAGGGTTGGAGGCGGATCTGGCCGCGGCGCTCGAAGCCGCCTGTGCGTTCGAGAAACGCTACCGCGGGGGCATTGCGACGCTCTCCGCCCCAGATCTGGCCGCAGCGGTCGCAGCCTACGAGGATCTGCAGGAACCGGTCGCCCGGGCCGGATCCTTTGCCCAGCTGCAATTCGCCGGGGATACCCAGGCCCCCGCCCACGGCGCTCTCCTGCAGCTCGTGCAAGAGCGCGGCACTGCGATTCGCCAACACCTGCTCTTCTTCGAGCTCGAGTGGGTTGAGGTCGAGGAACAGCGGGTTGCCGGGCTACTGGCGGAGCCGGAGCTTGCAGGGCGCAAACACCTGCTCGAATCCCTTCGCCGCTATCGACCCCACGTTCTCTCCGAGCCCGAGGAACGCATCCTCGAAGAAACGGCCAACACCGGGGAGCGCGCTTGGAGCCGGCTCTTCGACGAGATCCTGGGCGCTGCCCGTTTCTCCGTGGAACTGGAGGAAGAAACCCGGGACCTCTCCGAGGAAGAGGTGCTCTCGCTGCTCTATGACGGGAACCGGGATCACCGCCGGGCAGCCGCCCGCGGCCTTACCGCGGGCTTGAAAGAGCACTCTCACGTGCTCGCCTTCATCTTCAACACACTCGTGCAGGAGAAAGCGACCCAGGATCGTTTGCGCAGCTACGAAGATCCGATCGAGGCCCGAAACCTGGCGAACGAAATCGAAGGACCGGCCGTGCACGCACTCCTCGATGCGTGCGAGGCCGGCTACCCGATGGTCCAGCGCTACTACCGCCTGAAAGCGAAACTGCTGGGCATCGAAGCGCTCGAAGACTACGACCGGTACGCGCCGATCGGTGAGCCTCAGGGTGAGCGGAGCTTCGGAGAAGCGCGGCGCATCGTCTTGGAGGCCTACGCTGATTTCTCGCCCGAGATGGCCGGAATCGCTGCACGCTTCTTCGACGAGGGTTGGATCGATGCAGAACTCCGCGAAGGCAAGCGCGGCGGGGCCTTTTCCGCTTCGACGCTCCCCGCAGTCCACCCCTACGTCCTGCTCAACTACACGGGCAACCTGCGCGACGTGATGACCGTCGCCCACGAACTGGGCCATGGCGTCCACCAGCACCTGGCGCGAGAGCAGGGCCTCTTCGAGCAGAGCACCCCGCTCACAACGGCAGAAACCGCAAGCGTCTTCGGGGAGATGCTGGTCTTTCGTCGGCTGTTGAAGGAGCAAGACGACCCGAAGACCCGGCTGGCGCTTCTCTGCGGCAAGCTCGAGGACGCATTCGCCACGGTCTTTCGCCAGGTGGCCATGACCCGCTTCGAGGAATCCCTCCACGCGGCCAGACGCGAAGAGGGGGAGCTGGCCATTCCGCGCATCAACGAGCTCTGGCTCGCGGCCAACGCAGCGATGCTAGGCGATGCGATCACGCTCACGGACGACTACGCATGGTGGTGGCTCTACATCCCCCACTTCGTGCACTCGCCCTTCTACTGCTACGCCTACGCCTTCGGGGAGTTGCTCGTACTCGCCCTCGTCCGGCACTACGACGAGGAAGGAGAGGCCTTCGTGCCGCGTTATCTCGAACTGCTGCGCGCCGGGGGATCCGCATCGCCCCCGGAACTCCTCGCCCGGGTAGGCCTCGACATCACGGATCCGGCCTTCTGGCAGGGCGGCCTGGCCCTGCTCGAAGAGATGTTGAGCGAAGCAGAGGAACTCGCCGGGGCTTCTCGCTAG
- a CDS encoding NAD(P)-binding protein: MTRILVIGAGAAGLAAARRLRVLGRDVEVIEAATRTGGYLAKQPLCVVDPEAQSLLAGLCLEKPLLTTVVQEDLPQAPEARDAAPGWRRQAARWREAFRSTKNHAQEPQGPLVTPPELATGPAVVDALANGIPIRFGWEVIDVAATEATATVRYVAPSGERTTLADGVIVSMPLGKPEQGGRHMTVFFESTGTDPSDGPIALHNVPDADSGATSVWMLQVEGHATTRIDLSDETSDQWWDLPDEEVGTSLWDLLPSALSLAGSRPSVHRFIVPGSPGRERPQEGPRIVHSDASSPGLVCALAAGLDAAERLI; the protein is encoded by the coding sequence GTGACACGGATCCTCGTCATCGGTGCTGGGGCGGCGGGTCTCGCCGCTGCACGGCGGCTGCGGGTTCTGGGCCGAGATGTCGAGGTGATCGAGGCCGCTACGCGGACCGGGGGGTACCTCGCAAAGCAGCCGCTTTGTGTCGTCGACCCGGAAGCCCAGTCTCTCCTGGCAGGGCTGTGCCTCGAGAAACCACTGCTGACCACGGTCGTTCAAGAAGATCTCCCGCAAGCGCCTGAAGCGCGAGATGCGGCCCCGGGATGGCGCCGGCAAGCGGCACGTTGGCGCGAAGCCTTCAGATCAACCAAGAACCACGCGCAAGAACCCCAAGGCCCGCTTGTCACGCCGCCGGAGTTGGCGACGGGCCCTGCCGTCGTCGACGCCCTGGCAAACGGGATTCCGATCCGGTTTGGATGGGAAGTCATCGACGTCGCTGCCACCGAAGCGACCGCGACGGTCCGCTATGTCGCACCGAGTGGCGAGCGTACGACCCTGGCGGACGGCGTGATCGTCAGTATGCCACTCGGGAAGCCCGAACAGGGTGGCCGGCACATGACCGTGTTCTTCGAGAGCACGGGCACCGATCCGAGCGACGGGCCAATCGCTCTACACAATGTTCCGGACGCGGATTCCGGTGCGACGAGCGTGTGGATGCTTCAGGTGGAAGGGCATGCGACGACGCGCATCGATCTTTCCGATGAGACATCCGACCAGTGGTGGGATCTCCCGGATGAGGAAGTCGGGACGAGCCTCTGGGATCTCCTGCCGTCGGCTCTTTCCCTGGCGGGAAGTCGGCCGTCGGTGCACCGCTTCATCGTCCCGGGTTCTCCTGGCCGGGAACGTCCCCAGGAGGGGCCTCGCATCGTCCACTCCGACGCCTCGAGCCCGGGCCTTGTCTGTGCTCTGGCCGCCGGGCTCGATGCCGCCGAGAGGTTGATCTAG
- a CDS encoding response regulator encodes MDDAPLALVVDDEPIVLRLVARIFERSGADVHAAEDGASAIAWLKAAHRSVDQALIDATIPPDGAAPVIEALRAHDPSAAIVLSSGKPLQADHQRLLETVGAVYLAKPFGPQALLNAVEAARRT; translated from the coding sequence GTGGATGACGCCCCGCTCGCACTCGTCGTCGATGACGAGCCGATCGTTCTGCGCCTCGTTGCTCGGATCTTCGAGCGGAGTGGAGCCGACGTGCATGCTGCGGAGGATGGCGCCTCCGCGATCGCATGGTTGAAGGCGGCCCACCGTTCCGTGGACCAGGCGCTGATCGATGCCACCATTCCTCCCGATGGCGCTGCCCCTGTCATCGAGGCGCTTCGGGCCCACGATCCTTCCGCGGCCATCGTCCTGAGCAGCGGCAAGCCCCTTCAGGCCGATCATCAACGTCTGCTCGAGACGGTTGGTGCTGTCTACCTCGCCAAGCCGTTCGGGCCCCAGGCACTGCTCAACGCCGTCGAGGCCGCGCGTCGGACGTGA